agtgatcaacactactagcaacccgcaggtaccaattGAGATTTtaggaccaagatcgaatacaagagatgaactagggtttgagaggagatggtgatggtgaagatgttgatgaagattgaccctctcTCAATgcgaggatcgttggtgatgacgatggcttcgatttccccctcccggagggatgtttccccgacggaacagctccgccggagccctagattggttctgcccaggttccgcctcgagacggcggcgcttcgtcccgaaagcttccttatgggtttttttccaggtcaaaacacaccatatagcgaAAGATGGGTgtcggaggcctaccagggggcccacaaggacgggggggccgcacccagggggtagggcgcgccctccaaccttgtggctggctggtggcccccctctgctTCGTTCTtcatccaatattttttatttattccaaaactgatctccatgaagtttgggacttttgaagttgtgcagaatatgtctctaatatttgctcatttttcaGTCCAAAATTCCAgatgccgacattctccctcttcatgtaaaccttataaaataagagagaaagggcataagtattgtgatataatgtgtaataacatcccataatgcaataaatatcaatataaaagcatgatgcaaaatggacgtatcaaacccTAAACCTAACCTAGACATGTTTGGAAGGACAACCCTGACCGGGATCACTCGTTTCTCTCACTAGCCACATGGACCTACATGGCATACCCTtcttctctccatctctctcctAACATCCATCTTGTACGCGGCCTTCATCATCTGCGCGCCCAACAGCCACCACACGCCCCACTAACTTGTCCATCAGTTGTGCCTCGCCGGTTCGTTCAACCCCATGAAAGTAATCAACGAAATACCCTATAATCATTGTCACTGTGGTCGTCTTCTTCGCCTCCAGTAAAGGCCTCTGTAGCCTCGATCTCCTCCTCTCAAGACGGTCGCACCTCCTCCGCAGCTACCTCCCAATCTCTCCTAACATCTCTACAGTCTCGATCTCTTACTTAATGCAATGTTATGTTTTATTTACTTAATACTTGAGGATGCATAGTTTAATAGATGTCTTTGGGTGGAGGATTAGTTATAGATGAGTTGGTCATTTTGCCGGTCTATAGATTATGAATGTAATGCCTATACAATATCATTACACCATACCATATGATTTGTCATATGATCAGTTCATCCCTAGCTATGCGAGCTTGATAGTAGAATTGCCGTATGTGTGGATCAACTAAAATCATATAAATAcaccctctgtaaattaatataagactttttagatttgtctaaaatgtcttatattagtttacagacgTAGTACGATCTATGTGTTTTAGGACCAGCCACTTTGTAACTTGTAAGCACAAAAGGCGGGCATCATTAATGTGTCTACTCACCAAAATGAACTAAGTTTCCAAAGTAAACATGATATAAACTATTAATTCTCTGAATTACCTTATCATTAATCACCAAACAGAACCAACCACTTGTACCACCTCTAATTTTAAATGTAAGATGTTTTCGCAAGTTAAATTAACACTATTTAGGAACAAAAAGGGTGTAACTTGTAAGCACAAAAAGTGGGCACCATCAATGCTTCTACTCATCAAAATGAACTACTCCTATCTTGATAAATTTGATAAATTATTAATTCTCTTACCTACATTACCATTATTCATCAAACACAACCAACCACCTGTAAGTAGTAAGCACAAAAGGTGGGCCCATTAATTCTTCTAAAATCAAAATAGACTTCAGTTTCTAAAATAAAGCTGATAGACTATTAATCCTTTTAATTACCATATTATTAATCGTCAAAACCCAACTGGGACCCGTCAATGCAAAAATCAATCCAGATGATATGTAAGTGTGCCGATGAATGCACTTATTTTGTATATTGCACACTTCTCTACTTTGGGGTAGTAGCATACAACCTAATGTAGCAGAAGTACCTTCCTCTGGATTATATGATAACTTTCTCTAGTAACTATGTTGGTCACAATGTACAACGATCACACCTCCTATCTTTGGCTGGACACTGCAATTAGCATGCTTGGTATCCAGGGAGAGGGTGATCCTATCTATGCCTACATCCCAATTGCCACAACTGTGTACAAAATGAATCAGCTGATCCTCACCGCAACATTCGCTACTGCCACAACGCTTCTGGCGGTCTAGTTAATCGCTACGAGTAGTTGTTAAGAGGTCCATTGATCAGGGACGGTGAGGAAGTACTTGGACATGGCCTTCCTGAACCTCTTCTTGTACTGCATCGGGGATATAATGGTGGGGGCTTCGTTCTTGGGGCCTCCCAGGATGCCAGAGGCCTTCACCCAAGTCTCAAGCTGTTTGTCCCAGGTGTATTGGCGCAAGTAATCGATGATGCCGATGACGAGTTCTTTCTTCTCCTCGTCGATTCCAACAAGAAGTGAGTAATCCATGACATCCGCTGACTGCAAAGCAGATAGAATTACAGCCGTCATTTTTCAGTAATACGTGAACTCCTAAAATTGCCGCTTACGAGTCACATGGctttcacaaaaaaaaaactccaaaataagtatatattgcaataccattttcgaaataaataaatatataacaAGGTGAGGGAAGGGTTGGATTAGCATGATCATTTCAGAAAGCCGACTGGTAGACTTGGATGGTTCTTGTTAGTAACTACATTATTTGCAAACTAAAAGCAAGGCATGCAGAGTGTGGAAGATGAAGATTAAAGAAACAGTGTTCTTTCATACAAGCTTTAAAATGCATAGTTTGTACCTATGCAAATCCCAGACTGTCAAGTCAGTTAAACAGCACGCACAGAAGACATATATAGCAGACAAAGTACAATTGGCAGAGGATAATTGGTGCTAATCATGTGGGAACTTGAAGTTTCATTAGAtcttcaatatatatatatatatatacacatacatatatatatacatagtcctatatatatatatatatacatagtcCTATATACATAGTCCTAATTGGTTAAAACAGCATGCATAACAAGATATAACATACCGCAAGAAACGAAGTATCATTCCAGACAGCTCTTTCCAATCTTCGCTTTGCTCGGCTCCCTAAAAATATAGGCTTTGTATGCAGTGCCTCTATGAGGTTTGAATCTAACAAGACTTTACTATCACCGGATGTGTAGCGAGAGCGTAATGAACCCTTCAGATCATACACCCTAGGTATCTTTTTTTCAAAGAAAAGATTCTCCATCACCATTAGATCCATCTTCACTTCCCTCCCAGTTTTCAAGCCCTTGACATTAACCTGAATTAGATGCAAAGACGGCAAAATCAAATCTAGGGACATTTTTTAGTGTTTACAACTAGCGGGGGGGTCATGGGCCAGGCAAAGTACAACAAACCTGATATAATCCTACTATTTTTGCCAGGCAAGTTGGGCTACCAGAGGCCAAGGATTCCATCAAATACTTGAAGTACTGAGGAGCAAATTCCACAAAAGAGTCCAGCTCTGTCTTGGTGACTTGTTTGATTATGAACCTCTCATCCAGTGTTCTTGCAAAGTAAACATTGCTTTTTCCACCTTGGGCAGACCATCTCTTGCAGCGACTTAGTGAACGAATGTAATCAATATCTTTTGGACAGCATTTATCTCTAAGCGCAGCAAAATGCTTTGCAAAATAACAAATCACAGAGAACTTCGCATTATCTGCAGGAAGAGGGGTTTCGTCGTCAAAAGAAAACTTAAAGTGAGTTCCTTCAGAATCCAGATTGTTTTCCTGTGAGGGCAATGACTGCTCAAGTCCATGGTTTAACTCGGTGGCATTTGGAAGATGTGAAAAACTCGAAGTTGAATTTAGTTTTCGTGTGACTTTCTGCACATATTCATTTGAAGTCATGGCGTATGCAACAATACTGGTGGGTTCATCATCATAGACTGCAACAACAACATCTTCATTGCCAATCTGGGGCAGCAGCAGCCGTGCCCCGTCATCAACCATATGTGAAGCGGATGAGATATGTGTGGGTGAACGAGTtagaataacatttaatttctctATCGCCCCAGGTGACCTTTGAGAACAAGCCCTCCTTATATTTGGCATTGGATCTTTTGTGATGCTAGTCAAACCCCCGAAATACTCAGCAGATCTGAATGACGATAGATGCAATGAAGTAGGAGCTAATCCAGTGCGTTCTCGCTGACGGGATGCTACTGTAGAATCAAATGAGTGAATTCTAACAGGGGCATTCTTGTAAACTGGGTTATCCAACAAATTAAGGGATCCATTTTCATCAATTTTGGTGAAATCTTGTGGAAGATCATACTGTAACTCACTGGATCCAGTCCATGCTAAATCAATGTTATCAGAAAAAATAGACGCAAGTGAGGGTAACCTCTCAACAGGTTCCATACCAATGGCAGCTCTAGTGGATGGCCATTCTTTCTCTCCATTGAATTTGCTGAAGACCTTGTCAAGATCTTCTGTATCATCACCAGGATGGTCAACCAGATCAATCTGCAATTTTTTCCCAGAGATACTGTACTCGTCATCACTGAAGCAGACCTCTCTGGATAACAAAGATTTTCTTGGACTTCCAGGTGACTGCAACAAACAAGTGGGTTTTCCAATATTTGTGTCCGCCTCAAGCAAATCAGTTTTCCACTCCTTCAGTCTGATGTCCAAGAGAAATTCGGTAGCAGGATTGTTCTTTGAAACACTACCATTTGTTTCAATAAGTGAATCTATGTGACATAGCCTCCGATCCCAAAGGTAAGCATCAAGAATAAGGCCACGCCTCAAGCGGTTGAGCTCCAGAATATCAATTGATGCCTGCACGTGGTGATTACTATCTCTAATAACAGGTAAGAGCAAAATCTGCAAAaggaaaaatatattaaaaaatcaACATAAACATGTGTAACCCTtgaacaagaaaaataaaaatctaaTTTCGTCACCTCGCATTCGTTTCTTTCCATTTTAAGCAAATCCTTCATCTCAATTATCTGCCTATGAATACCTGTCTTGACCGGATCATCCTCACTTGGAATATTCTTTTCAGTGCGATGGAGAAAATCAGATATCTCCCAGTGTAAGGATTTCATTTTGCCATATATCTTCAAACAGAAGTCCATGGACATAATATTATTCACCCGGACAAAACAAATAAACAGAAACACAGGATGCAGGCAGTGAACATGACTTGGTAATTTCGAGAAAATCACTTACCTCAACTGCCACCGTTTTGGTCCAGTCTTGTGAACTGTGACAGTTGAAACACAATACGGAGGGGGGGAGGGTAACTGATAGAATATCAACAGGAGAATATCGGAAGAAGGCCACCATGTTCCCATATCTGATAGATTAACAGGTAACCTGAGATTTCATTCGAGGATTGTCAACTTTAATTGGTAAGGGATATAGCCGATATGTACCCGTAGAAACGAAGACAGTCTCTCTGGAGAGAATGCCCACAGCTTGCAATTCGGTTAGCAGTAGAGCGGTTTGAAAAGCTTAGCTCCAGGAATTTCCCAAATGACAGGCCCCAAGCAGCATCTGACATAATTACCCTCCGCGTAGCAGGTGGTACACCATTCTTAGGTTCGCACTTCAGGCATCTATGCCACATCCATATCCTCCCATCACGCTCCCCTGGCAACTTCTGAGACAGAAGCCGCCTAACACGAATTGTTAAGCTTCCATGCTGATGAATATAGCACCTTACATGTGATTCTGATGGTTCTTTACATGATGGACAACAATATGCCTGATGAAGGACATAGACAaaacattattttcaaaaaatATGATGATAATGAACATCAACATACAGATGAGTATGGAATGTACCTGATCAAATAAGTCTTGCCGGAGGTATCTCCCAAGTGGCTTATCAAAGCTACCGTAAAACTTAATGCGGAAGAGCTGTGGACGCTCACATACCAAGCTTTTGGGAATGCAAGTGCTTGATAGGGAAACTAAGATGCTCTGATGGTTGTCATTGGTACCAAAGAATTCACCAGAAAATTCATTCTGGTCATTACAGTCTCCGGCAGGACAGTCATGATGTCGTTTATGATTCCAATGGTCTACTTCTTGACATTTCTTCCCTGGTATCACATCTTGACGGTTATTGTTTGCAATGAAAAACAAACAGAGTCATGAAAATGCATCACAATACCTGAAGTTCTTGGATCAAGATCAAGGAAATATGGAGAAATTTTACTCTCTTCGCACGAACCAATTGCATGGGGTAAGTAATCATCAACAGGAGATCCAGATTCCCTGTGCTCAACACAAGATCCAGATTCCCTATGCTCAAAGACGACACTTTCACCTTCCTCATTCAAACATAATGATCTAGGTGATACAGAAATTTCCTCAAACATCCATGAATCATCGCCTTGTACTTGTTTGAGTTTATGAGGCATGCCAACTCCAGCAGATCCAGCAAAACAATCTGTGTCACCTCGAATATCTGGCAACTCTATTACGGGCCTTGAAGGACCTTTAGGAAGAGTTGCGCCTTCGTCAGCGAAGAATGATGTTTCAAGAGAGAGGTGATAGGCGGCAAAGACTGCAAGTTGTACTGTACGCTTAACTTTTTTTAGTTCCTCTCGACAGGGCCCTCTCAGTAAAACCTAATTAAATTGAGGCACATTTATTAGAAATATAATAAATGTGTAAGAAAATAGAAATTCAGTCTGAAAACTTGTCACATTATTAGCTAGTACTCTCTGTAGGTCATCTATCAACCAAGTGTTTTATGCTTGGTGTTAGCAACACAACTTCAATCCAATGTACATGGAACCAATGTTCAGCATAAATATcggttaactggtagctgctcggtcgatTAATCGGCGAATCGGCCTATTAACCTAATTTATCGGTAGGTCAATAAGGGCTTATCTATATATCCTGGGCTACATGGCAACATGCAATGTACTAGATATGCTATTGTACACGTTAGTAGCAGACAAGGGTTGGTAGCTGCACAACAACATACATACACATCAGTGCATCACCAATCACCTTTCACAGATCACCGAGGAGAGGAGACTCCGGGAGAAGGAGCAGGAGGACCAGACCTAGAGCGTGGGGCGGCTAGGAGAAGGGAGGGAAACGGGCTACATTTTGGACCAAATAAGCTATATACCCCATCTAGCAATTGATCGGACAGCCCGATAATTTGGCCTTTTATCGGCTGTTGGACCGATAAATAGGCTGGTCCAGTTAATGGGCTGAGTAGGGGTTATTTGATTCGGTTAGGTACTGAGTAGCGGTTAATTGGGCAGTTAACTTAAATATCGGCCGATATTTTGAATAGTGCATGGAACAGCAAAGAGATACTTACAGTGCAGCCCAAACGCCTTGGGCAGCCTTCAAAGAACATCAATGTTTTAGTTGATCTCCTGTTTGTCTGCTTTCCTGGTGGAAATTCCAAAAATTTCTGCACCTTGAAAATTTCACACTGGCCTAGCCTTGCTGAAGCAATATTTTCAATTGATGAGCCAATTTGAGCTCCTGTGCACCTTGATATCCTCTCCAAGAGTGGCCTCTTGACATTTAGAACTAATGAAATTCCTTTTGCCAAGAGCTCCTGGGCATACGATGAGACACTTTTCTCAACTAGCAGCACATTTGGTTGCAAAGACTCTATATTTCTGACAATCGTTCTCAGGTGCTCTTTCTCCTGCATTAAGAGCATTTCTTTAGCAAAAAAAAAATATCTTTACTCTTATAAAGATGTCAATTGGTCGTGGCGGTCCGTTCACCTTTGGGTCACACCACATGTTGGATTTGGCACGAATGGTTAGGATGAGAGCACATATGGATATTTTATATTGCATATAATGTAGAAGTAAACATCTTCTTAAACGGATAGTATTTCTTTTAACCATAGCAAGGCCTTgtgcaagtactccctccattcggaaatacctgacgtggttttagttcaaacttgAACTAAAACCACATCAGTTATTTCCAAACGGAGGGAATATAAATAAAGGTGCAAATGAATAGTGAAAAAAGTACAAACCTGTTCAAGAATAGTGTCTATTGATGCTAATTTGTTAGTGACCCTTTGGTACTCAAGTGCTCCTCCTAAAATGAGCAACTTTGCATTCCTATGCTCAGACATCATGCGTTTGTGTTTTAAGTTTTTGGAACAAACAACTCCCCTAACAAGATTGCTGCGTAGAAGGAATTACCCGTGAGTTTCACATGAGAGACATATAATCATGTAAATAGCAGGAGAAGTAAGAGCATACCTATCAGTCGGATCCCCAGATGCTATACATTTGACTTTGACATAATCAGTAGGATCCATGCTTCCACCTTTCTTTGTATTTGGTCTCACATAACTAGCAGCTTGCCAGGATAAGGACGACACTATCTCAAGCCAACTTATGCATCCATCATCGTTTCCGACACTGATACCTTCTCCATTCAGTAACTGAGCCACAAGAGCACGAAAATGACCTAGTACAGCATTCCTCAGACCCTCGGCATGGGCTATATCTGTGATCATGTCAGCACCAACCGTTTTGTTGGTGCTAAAGCAGCCAAGGGCAAGAAGATTGCTTGACTCCTCAAccccatcatcatcgtcgtcgtcgtcaaaTCCAAATACTCTCGACTCGGCATCATCACCCTCATCTTCCGGCGGTGGTGGGCGCCAAATATTGGCATCAAAATCAACTTGATGTTTATTTGTGTcgctttccccactactttcagCAATGGTCTTAGTACCATGTTCAAGAGAATCCAGGCTGAAACGGCCGTTTCTCCTGGAAGTTCGTGTGCCGCCATTCTGCCAGACCATCCAGGTCGGGCTCTCCAAGGGGCTTAGGGTCATAGACCGGTTGAGCTCGCTAACAGAGTCAGTGTCTGAGAGGTCATTTAAGCAGTCGTTCCCTGGGCTGAAAAACTTCCCAGGCCCGTCGTTTTCCTCTCCATCTGCTCGTCTGCACCCATGAAAACCAGTTCCGCTACAAATTAGAACAATAAGTTAATCGATTATAAAACACAAGTCAAAAAATATAATCATCCAACAGAGTTACTTGTACCCTGAATGAACTAGTCACCGATTGTTATTTTCCTTCTAATAATCCACCTAACATGCTAAGATGTTGAGGCGGTTTACTTGCTGAGATTTCAAAACATTTCTCCCTTTTTCTCCATTGGAGCAAGTCAAATATCTAAACGGGGGCGGTGAAACCGAGCCATGGCACCATACCTGACAGGGTAGCAGCGGAGAGGCTGTGGCGACGAgatctggcggcggagggcgatGGCACGCCTGCCTCCGGATCTCGCTGCGGGGGGCGGCGAATCCACCGGAGATACGCCCCCGCTGCGCGGCGGCGTTGCGGGCGACGGTGGTGCGCTCGCCTGGCGGGCTTCTTCGTCGGCGGCGGGCGTGGAGCCGGTGATGAGGGATCGAAACTTCTGAACCGCCCCCAGCACCGAGAACTCCACCACTCCCATCGCCCGCAAACAGTGAAATCCACTCCAAAAAAAAAAAGGATCAACCAAAACAAAAACTTATAGATATACTAAAAAAGCTGGGCGCCGCCGAGGCTAAAATTCCTCTCCGGCGACGAGAAGGCAGCGGCGGCCCGATTTGGCAAACGTGCGGGgaatccttcctctctctctctctatccttaaTCTTCTTCGACTTTGCGGTAGTGTCTATGTACAAGCGGCGGCTAGTTAGTGTGAGGCATTTGGGGGTCAGCCAATGCCCGACTGGTCGGGGAGCATAGGTCGGGTTGCCGGCCGGCCGTCGTGCGGCTGCGCTACGGGCGCACCAGGGCAGGTGTTGCCGAGACGTTGACGCGCGGGGTCACGGCGGAGAGGGAGGAGAGCATGGCTGAGAGGAATGGGAAGCTTAGAGGAGAGAGAAGAagaagttttttttcttttctctttttgacGTACGTATAGTGACGAGAAGAAGCTTTCGGCAATGGCGGTAATTGCGGACGAAGCAGGGAAAGTGGGGGTGGGGTCACTAATTGCGGACGGAGAACTTGAGCAGCGTTTTGGAGGGTAAATTTAGTAGTCTAGGTAGAGGGAAGCGGATTACTCGGGGGGCTTCATGCCTTCATCATCCTCTATACATTTAAAAATAATTTTGTAATTTATTAAAAAAAATCCTAGAACTTTTCTTGAATCAAATATGACTAGGTATTGCACTTGTATAAAGAAATCCAAGGAATGATTTCCGTTTACTTCAGGAAAAAAATAAATTTATGACGATAACATAGCATGAATAGTActtgtatctattatttttgacaAAACTTTGACCCCGGATATAGTGAAAGTTAGTCCCCGTTCAATTCTTTTATACGATTGCAATATTTGGTCATGTTTGATTATGTGAAAAGTTTTAGGATTTTTTTAGCTTTTTTAATTACTAAATTATTTTTTAATATAGAAAGGTTTGTCACCCGAGTGCTCCTATGTATTTTCTAGAGTTAGAGAGTCTACAGTCAGAAGTAGAAAATGTGAGTCTCTATACGCCAGCGGACACGCCCGAACTTACCCGCGGATAGCGCTGGGCTGGTCCTCGTCTGTAAGTAGAAAATGTGAGCCTCTATAACCACACTCTTCAAATCTCAATGCCCAAATCCATGCACAATGATCATACAATGCAAAGTCATCATACAGTCAAcaatatgtgagtagtttaccacagacctacaggtacGTGGTTAATAGCTAGatgtctttttctctctttttgatttttaatataatgttctccttgatgttcctcgagatctatttgatgtaactcttttttgtggtgtgtttgttgggatccgatgaattgtgaatttatgatcagatctatccatgaatattatttgagtcttctcttaaCTCTTGTATgaatgattgttatagcctcatatttcttctccgatttattggtttagtttgaccaactaaattgatttatcttgccatgggaagaggtgttttgtgatgggttcgatcttgcggtgctcaatcttaatgacagaaagagacatgccacatatgtatcattgctattaagggtaacaagatagggtttattcatacgtgagtttatcttgtctacatcatgtcatctttcttaatgcattactccatttttccatgaacttaatacactatatgcatgttggatagcagtcgatgtgtgtagtaatagtagtagatgcagaatcgtttcgatctactaatcttgaacgtaatgcctatatacatgatcattcccttggatatcatcataattatttgcttttctatcaagcacatcagtaatttgtttacccaccgtatgctattttctcgagaagcctctagtgaaaactatggctcccgggtctatttcctatcatatattaaaaccaaaaatacattgctgcaattttattttatttatttaattttgtatttttgttagatctatttatcaaaacctatacaatttaatctatctcaatattgttgagggattgacaacccctcttgcgcgttgggttgcaagtatttattgTTTGTGTGCATATGTTGTTTACACGgtgttgcttggttttcctactggattgataaccttagttttataactaaggaaaatacttacctctgttgtgctgcatcatcctctcctcttcgagaaaaTACCAACACAGATTACAAGTAGCAAACACAAAAGGAGATTTTTCTAGCAGGGGTGTAACAAGAAAAGAAGGTATTACCTTGTCAAATGGGTCGGGAATTGTATATCTAAAAAAAGGTGGCCTGGGGGTTAAAGATTTGAGGAAGGAaaataccaaccttatggtaaaATGGTGGTGGAAATTGGATACCCAACATGAGATATGGCAGGACATTGTCAAAGCCAGATGTTTGAGGAATAAACTGCTGCTACtaatcaacctaaattctctggtTCTCCCTATTGGAAAGCTATTCTCAAAGTCAAGGAATTGTATACGATCGGCAGAAGGATTAAACTTGAGTCTGATAACATTACTAGGCTTTGTAAAGAATCTATCAATTGTTAAGATCCTCTTTTTGACCAGTACCCTAGATTATTTGATATTTGCATTGACAAGGATGTCAATGTTTATCAGTTTAATCATCTTGAACTAAGCACCTTTTTTGCGAGGAGGCTTGACTCTAAACTTCTGATGAAATGGGTTGCAATATCTACCTGTATCAATGCTCTTACCCTTTCAAATGTGGGTGATTATGTCTATTGGGGGCTTAACAAGGGTCCTATTATTGGATGTAACTTCAAATGGGTTTGGAGTGCTAAGAtgtgtttcaaaattcaaattttccTTTGGTAGATGTTTCAGAATGTTGTTCTCACTAGGCAGATtatgaaaaacagaaactgaccTAGCAATCCACATTGCTCCTTCTGTAGCAACATTGGAATTGCTCAACACTTGTTATTTACTTGTCCAGTGGCTATGATTGATTGGAGATCTGTGGGAGTGATCCTTGGGATTGACCTATTCCTAAACAATCATTGGCAATTTTATTCCTGGTGTTCCTCCTTTATACCCCATGGTGAACGTTACTATGGGGCTTGTTGCTATAATCTAGGCTATTTGGAATGCTTGCAATCGAACTACGTTTGAGAAAAAACTTAACGGAACCCCTTTTGAAATTGTGTTTTCTGCCTACACTTGTTTGTTCTACTGGGCAATACTTCAAAAGGAGGATGTTGTGGCGGAGCTGAGGGCGGGAGCTGGGAGTCTTCACAACAACAATGTAAATCTGATGAGAATTTACAATGCTTCTCGGGACATGGTGATGTCAATGGAGACGAGAACGCGGTCGAAGTAGTGGATGTAGACGAACAATAGCGAGCGGTTGCGTCATAGAAGCTCCCCAAAAACCTAGGGTAGGTTTGGTTACCTGCATTACACTCAACCAGGACCACTGGATGTAGCTTTTTTCGATCTTGAGATGTTTGGTTGTGTGCACACTATTGGGACTGCACTGCACGCCATGCTACTCAACTTTTGAATTTGATAAACTTGATCAAATTGGTTGATGTATGAATTTGATAAACTTGATtttttgcaatagttttgtgatattgaGGTAGTGATAGATTATTGTGTGAGTAAACGATCAACGTTTAGTATGCAATATTGGTGT
The window above is part of the Triticum aestivum cultivar Chinese Spring chromosome 2A, IWGSC CS RefSeq v2.1, whole genome shotgun sequence genome. Proteins encoded here:
- the LOC123188128 gene encoding putative 1-phosphatidylinositol-3-phosphate 5-kinase FAB1C isoform X2; the protein is MGVVEFSVLGAVQKFRSLITGSTPAADEEARQASAPPSPATPPRSGGVSPVDSPPPAARSGGRRAIALRRQISSPQPLRCYPVSGTGFHGCRRADGEENDGPGKFFSPGNDCLNDLSDTDSVSELNRSMTLSPLESPTWMVWQNGGTRTSRRNGRFSLDSLEHGTKTIAESSGESDTNKHQVDFDANIWRPPPPEDEGDDAESRVFGFDDDDDDDGVEESSNLLALGCFSTNKTVGADMITDIAHAEGLRNAVLGHFRALVAQLLNGEGISVGNDDGCISWLEIVSSLSWQAASYVRPNTKKGGSMDPTDYVKVKCIASGDPTDSNLVRGVVCSKNLKHKRMMSEHRNAKLLILGGALEYQRVTNKLASIDTILEQEKEHLRTIVRNIESLQPNVLLVEKSVSSYAQELLAKGISLVLNVKRPLLERISRCTGAQIGSSIENIASARLGQCEIFKVQKFLEFPPGKQTNRRSTKTLMFFEGCPRRLGCTVLLRGPCREELKKVKRTVQLAVFAAYHLSLETSFFADEGATLPKGPSRPVIELPDIRGDTDCFAGSAGVGMPHKLKQVQGDDSWMFEEISVSPRSLCLNEEGESVVFEHRESGSCVEHRESGSPVDDYLPHAIGSCEESKISPYFLDLDPRTSGKKCQEVDHWNHKRHHDCPAGDCNDQNEFSGEFFGTNDNHQSILVSLSSTCIPKSLVCERPQLFRIKFYGSFDKPLGRYLRQDLFDQAYCCPSCKEPSESHVRCYIHQHGSLTIRVRRLLSQKLPGERDGRIWMWHRCLKCEPKNGVPPATRRVIMSDAAWGLSFGKFLELSFSNRSTANRIASCGHSLQRDCLRFYGYGNMVAFFRYSPVDILSVTLPPSVLCFNCHSSQDWTKTVAVEIYGKMKSLHWEISDFLHRTEKNIPSEDDPVKTGIHRQIIEMKDLLKMERNECEILLLPVIRDSNHHVQASIDILELNRLRRGLILDAYLWDRRLCHIDSLIETNGSVSKNNPATEFLLDIRLKEWKTDLLEADTNIGKPTCLLQSPGSPRKSLLSREVCFSDDEYSISGKKLQIDLVDHPGDDTEDLDKVFSKFNGEKEWPSTRAAIGMEPVERLPSLASIFSDNIDLAWTGSSELQYDLPQDFTKIDENGSLNLLDNPVYKNAPVRIHSFDSTVASRQRERTGLAPTSLHLSSFRSAEYFGGLTSITKDPMPNIRRACSQRSPGAIEKLNVILTRSPTHISSASHMVDDGARLLLPQIGNEDVVVAVYDDEPTSIVAYAMTSNEYVQKVTRKLNSTSSFSHLPNATELNHGLEQSLPSQENNLDSEGTHFKFSFDDETPLPADNAKFSVICYFAKHFAALRDKCCPKDIDYIRSLSRCKRWSAQGGKSNVYFARTLDERFIIKQVTKTELDSFVEFAPQYFKYLMESLASGSPTCLAKIVGLYQVNVKGLKTGREVKMDLMVMENLFFEKKIPRVYDLKGSLRSRYTSGDSKVLLDSNLIEALHTKPIFLGSRAKRRLERAVWNDTSFLASADVMDYSLLVGIDEEKKELVIGIIDYLRQYTWDKQLETWVKASGILGGPKNEAPTIISPMQYKKRFRKAMSKYFLTVPDQWTS